One Brachyspira suanatina DNA segment encodes these proteins:
- the pbpC gene encoding penicillin-binding protein 1C: protein MEKIIRRIALTIIYTLLLSIIAVSIIFIPKGYNFYKYCKEYINKPFSENELNINEERALKIYDRNSILISTIFPKHGGFFEEVKYNDLSTNLINAVVSAEDKNFFNHNGIDYKAIIRAFLSNLISGRVVSGGSTITQQLAKNIIPRERTYINKFYEALDAIRLERNLTKEQIITEYLNRVFFGNNCYGVGAASDLYFHKKAKDLNINESAMLASIIKSGTKFNPYKYEERLKSRRIYVLGEMKNNNFITEENYNKYTNEKLKIFDDKEKYTFKAPHFTMYAKESLEQLKYTGVTELRTTLDYKMQKEAVLVISNSSQSLHTFNVRNISCVILNAKTGEVLSMIGSMDYFDAETHGAVNGATALRQAGSTLKPFMYAYLFDKGESPASVIADIKTHINSPGGDYIPENFDHKYRGPVTIRDALANSLNIPAVKWLARYSIKDFQNILLKSGLSSIDKNPDYYGYSLVLGSAEVRLIDLASAYTIFPNSGTFINNYSITSLKKANGEVITLPKKTTRKVISEESAYLITSILSDRNARMGSFRSYKGIVYPFSIAIKTGTSKGSRDAWAIGYTKDYIVGIWLGDFAGSEMINITGGNGAVPILYDLFTMLNKSQKETKWNKPDTIVKREICLISGKLRGEFCKETRMEEFSHINVPKEECDVHNLYIKTNYDGSISEKVFVNLPSEYNGWIREQQIERPTSEWTKVNNIYAYNRMKNTINNQNRSLETHTDNTTENINNAENAFAYDSAERVQMNLNAVPYASPERTINIKERLSIKEPTDNSVYKIDSTLPIEYQNIFISSYIPKNVVSANLYCNKEIIANIDDLKKQYIRWNLKQGDYTFYIEAKTEEGETIKSSPVKIYVQ from the coding sequence ATGGAAAAAATTATTAGAAGAATAGCATTAACTATAATATACACTTTGTTATTATCTATAATAGCAGTTTCAATTATATTCATACCAAAAGGATATAATTTTTATAAATACTGCAAAGAATATATCAATAAACCTTTTTCAGAAAATGAATTAAATATAAATGAAGAACGTGCTTTAAAAATATATGATAGAAACTCAATACTTATATCAACAATATTTCCAAAGCATGGAGGATTCTTTGAAGAAGTAAAATATAATGATTTATCAACAAATTTAATAAATGCTGTTGTAAGTGCTGAAGATAAAAATTTCTTCAATCATAACGGTATAGATTATAAAGCTATAATAAGAGCATTTTTATCAAATTTGATAAGCGGAAGAGTAGTATCAGGCGGAAGCACTATAACTCAGCAGCTTGCAAAAAATATTATTCCTCGCGAAAGAACATATATAAATAAATTCTATGAAGCACTTGATGCAATAAGATTGGAAAGAAATCTCACAAAAGAACAAATAATTACAGAATATTTAAATAGAGTATTCTTTGGAAATAACTGTTATGGTGTAGGTGCTGCAAGCGATTTATACTTTCATAAAAAAGCAAAAGATTTAAATATCAATGAATCTGCAATGCTTGCTTCTATAATAAAATCCGGTACTAAATTTAATCCTTATAAATATGAAGAAAGATTGAAATCAAGAAGGATATATGTACTTGGAGAAATGAAAAATAATAATTTCATAACAGAAGAAAATTATAATAAATATACAAATGAAAAATTAAAAATTTTTGATGATAAAGAAAAATACACTTTCAAAGCTCCTCATTTTACAATGTATGCAAAAGAATCATTGGAACAATTAAAATATACTGGAGTAACAGAATTAAGAACAACATTAGATTATAAAATGCAAAAAGAAGCAGTATTAGTTATAAGCAATTCCAGTCAGTCGCTTCATACTTTCAATGTAAGAAATATATCATGTGTAATACTTAATGCCAAAACAGGCGAAGTTCTTTCAATGATAGGTTCTATGGATTACTTTGATGCTGAAACTCACGGAGCAGTTAATGGAGCTACTGCATTAAGGCAGGCAGGAAGTACTTTAAAACCCTTTATGTATGCATATTTATTTGATAAAGGAGAATCCCCTGCTTCAGTTATAGCCGATATTAAAACACATATCAATTCACCGGGCGGAGATTATATACCGGAAAATTTCGATCATAAATACAGAGGTCCTGTTACCATAAGAGATGCATTAGCTAATTCTCTAAATATACCTGCAGTTAAATGGTTGGCAAGATACAGTATAAAAGATTTTCAAAATATACTTTTAAAATCCGGATTAAGCTCCATAGATAAAAATCCTGATTATTACGGATATTCTTTGGTTTTGGGAAGTGCCGAAGTGCGTTTAATAGATTTAGCTTCAGCATATACAATATTTCCAAATTCAGGAACATTTATAAATAATTACTCTATAACTTCATTAAAAAAAGCCAACGGAGAAGTTATTACTCTACCTAAAAAAACTACAAGAAAAGTAATATCTGAAGAGAGTGCATATTTAATAACAAGCATATTATCAGATAGAAATGCCAGAATGGGTTCATTCAGAAGCTATAAAGGAATAGTTTATCCATTTTCTATAGCTATAAAAACAGGAACTTCAAAAGGTTCAAGAGATGCTTGGGCTATAGGATATACAAAAGACTATATAGTTGGAATTTGGCTTGGTGATTTTGCAGGAAGCGAGATGATAAATATAACCGGCGGTAATGGTGCTGTTCCTATACTTTATGATTTATTTACTATGCTTAATAAAAGTCAGAAAGAAACTAAATGGAATAAGCCTGATACTATAGTAAAAAGAGAAATCTGTCTTATAAGCGGAAAACTTAGAGGAGAGTTCTGTAAAGAAACAAGAATGGAAGAGTTTTCTCATATAAATGTGCCAAAAGAAGAATGCGATGTACATAATCTATATATAAAAACAAATTATGACGGATCAATTAGTGAAAAAGTATTTGTAAACCTTCCAAGTGAATATAATGGCTGGATTAGAGAACAGCAAATAGAACGCCCTACTTCAGAATGGACAAAAGTTAATAACATATATGCATACAATAGAATGAAAAATACTATCAATAATCAAAATAGAAGCTTAGAAACTCATACTGATAATACAACAGAAAATATTAATAATGCAGAAAATGCTTTTGCATACGATTCAGCTGAAAGAGTTCAAATGAATTTAAATGCTGTTCCTTATGCCTCACCTGAAAGAACTATAAATATAAAAGAACGTCTATCAATAAAAGAGCCTACAGACAACTCTGTATATAAAATAGATTCTACACTTCCTATAGAATATCAAAATATATTCATATCTTCATATATACCCAAAAATGTTGTAAGTGCAAATCTATATTGCAATAAAGAAATAATAGCAAATATTGATGATTTAAAAAAACAATACATAAGATGGAATTTAAAACAAGGTGATTACACTTTTTATATAGAAGCAAAAACAGAAGAAGGAGAAACTATAAAAAGTTCACCTGTTAAAATATATGTACAGTAA
- a CDS encoding methyl-accepting chemotaxis protein, translated as MLKTEKRIRRSRIILKFVIPYFIFFVLICVPVYITYYNQYRENFLYSIYDIMDNASLDISGWILEYKIQLKTVSSFFETDMTINDMMSAVYKMKSLDSELVDVYFGGDIPYANGRFFVTAIPDTIPSDYDQTTRDWYVNSINTNDVYVSEPYTDASTSSSVITLAIAVKNSSVVKGVAALDVYFSKIEEIMNKIKNDKGYEFFVILSDGRYLNHSNKDYLLNDRYSAFNMPEFSDVKNNMINGSAVSIYKDQWYGIKEIKGFPWYIVAKGNDKELKNNIYKLTFYLFLVIILSIGLEVVLVTVITIPITDTLNEAIHHIDNMALGNFDTKENDSKKHNNIAHALSSSIYDMQKNISSVIYNLKLDIDSINSEMEKISLGNNDLSDKTIDQASSINELASAIQFLSSSIADTYNNTNNAKEVSKKALECSIRGVEIVSKTSSNMEEISDASKQISEIIKMIQSIAFQTNILALNAAVEAARAGEQGKGFAVVASEVRNLAQTSSKAADDITSIVESTIQKINLGYETVAESSSLLNEINNLVTDVSNALVNISNAAEEEKDNIEQINVSVSSISNITQRNSSLANDSALSSKEILNKTGNIANNISYFRFKN; from the coding sequence ATGCTTAAGACAGAGAAAAGAATCAGAAGAAGCAGGATTATATTAAAATTTGTCATTCCATACTTCATATTTTTTGTATTAATTTGTGTTCCTGTATATATAACTTATTATAATCAGTATAGAGAAAATTTTTTGTATAGTATATATGATATTATGGATAATGCTTCATTAGATATATCAGGTTGGATATTAGAATACAAAATTCAATTAAAGACTGTAAGTAGTTTTTTTGAAACAGATATGACAATAAATGATATGATGTCGGCTGTTTATAAAATGAAATCATTAGATAGTGAATTGGTGGATGTTTATTTTGGAGGAGATATTCCTTATGCTAATGGCAGATTTTTTGTAACTGCCATTCCTGATACTATACCAAGTGATTATGATCAAACTACTAGAGATTGGTATGTTAATTCTATAAATACAAATGATGTTTATGTTAGTGAACCATATACAGATGCTTCAACTTCTTCTTCTGTTATTACTTTAGCAATTGCTGTTAAAAATTCATCAGTTGTTAAAGGAGTTGCTGCATTGGATGTGTATTTCTCTAAAATAGAAGAAATAATGAATAAAATAAAAAATGATAAAGGTTATGAGTTTTTTGTAATATTATCTGACGGTAGATACCTTAATCATAGCAATAAAGATTATTTGCTTAATGATAGATATTCTGCTTTTAATATGCCGGAATTTTCAGATGTTAAAAATAACATGATAAATGGAAGTGCAGTATCTATATATAAAGATCAATGGTATGGTATTAAAGAAATAAAAGGTTTTCCTTGGTACATAGTAGCTAAAGGAAATGACAAAGAGTTAAAAAATAATATATATAAATTAACTTTTTACTTATTTTTAGTTATTATTTTATCTATAGGATTGGAAGTTGTTTTAGTAACTGTTATTACTATACCTATTACAGATACTTTAAATGAAGCTATTCATCATATAGATAATATGGCTTTAGGTAATTTTGATACTAAAGAGAATGATTCTAAAAAACATAATAATATAGCTCATGCTTTATCATCTTCTATATATGATATGCAGAAAAATATTAGTTCAGTGATTTATAATTTAAAATTGGATATAGATTCTATTAATAGTGAAATGGAGAAAATATCTTTAGGAAATAATGATTTATCTGATAAAACTATTGATCAGGCATCTTCAATTAATGAATTAGCAAGTGCTATACAATTTCTTTCATCTTCTATAGCTGATACTTATAATAATACAAATAATGCTAAAGAAGTAAGTAAAAAAGCATTGGAATGCAGTATTAGAGGAGTGGAAATCGTTTCTAAAACTTCATCAAATATGGAAGAAATATCGGATGCAAGCAAGCAAATTTCAGAAATCATTAAAATGATACAATCAATAGCATTTCAAACCAATATTTTAGCACTTAATGCAGCAGTTGAAGCAGCTAGAGCTGGAGAACAGGGTAAAGGTTTTGCTGTTGTAGCTAGTGAAGTAAGAAATCTTGCTCAAACTTCTTCTAAAGCAGCAGATGATATAACATCTATAGTTGAAAGTACAATTCAAAAAATAAATTTAGGATATGAAACTGTTGCTGAATCTTCATCATTATTAAATGAAATAAATAATTTAGTAACTGATGTTTCCAATGCGTTGGTAAATATATCAAATGCAGCAGAAGAAGAAAAGGATAACATAGAGCAGATTAATGTAAGTGTTTCTTCTATTAGTAATATAACACAAAGAAATAGCTCGCTTGCAAATGATAGTGCTTTATCAAGTAAAGAAATATTAAATAAAACAGGAAATATAGCAAATAATATATCATACTTTAGATTTAAAAATTAA
- a CDS encoding methyl-accepting chemotaxis protein, with the protein MKKLNSLAFKMPLSISCISSIIIIVLLVISLFFSSKGITESINVGFRNTVEGYAYLLDALTEAQMLLANSYASDANIRNYMIFRDDVYSVYSGRDMTNFIEKNSYVESLYLTDINGNVLLTTSEALRNRNMADIRPDLWRKLSTGEKVAFGSPRESPVSGEITLGVGSIVTDFTNNTIGYLVSTIKGSVIHDNYFSKVRLGRTGRIVAVNENFIVTMDMDPANINKPAPEAYKNIFNNASDEGPYSYKNGNILRIGYYKKMDVQPWIVTYAMNEDEIFEQIRTTVFVSILVAVLSIIALVIFMFMYARRITKPLRIVVEEAKEIEEGRLIMHGRKINRNDEIGELSRSFHNMKYKLIDIIETSLNESSRMAQAANSLATGNKDLAEKAESTAGNLEETGSFMEEIAAAITVSINNSVKGNEMMNDCKIAIENAASVVEETVKSISEVNADSEKIKNIIKVIEGIAFQTNILALNAAVEAARAGDQGKGFAVVASEVRSLAQSSQDSAKDITELINQVYEKINRANQIVGSQEQLFVGIKEQIEETADTIKSITEAAVEQKEGVAQVNRAVEEMDTLTQENAALVEESTASSMSLYDDARHLKEVINFFSIEK; encoded by the coding sequence ATGAAAAAATTAAATAGTTTAGCGTTTAAAATGCCTTTGTCCATTAGTTGTATAAGTAGCATAATAATAATTGTACTCTTAGTAATTTCGTTGTTTTTTTCAAGTAAAGGTATTACAGAATCAATAAATGTTGGATTTAGAAATACAGTAGAAGGATATGCTTACTTATTGGATGCTTTAACAGAAGCACAAATGTTGCTTGCAAACTCTTATGCAAGTGATGCTAATATTAGAAACTATATGATTTTTAGAGATGATGTTTATAGTGTATACAGTGGAAGAGATATGACTAATTTTATAGAAAAAAATAGCTATGTAGAAAGTCTTTATTTAACAGATATAAATGGAAATGTTTTACTTACTACATCAGAAGCTTTAAGAAATAGAAATATGGCTGATATAAGACCTGATTTATGGAGAAAACTTTCAACAGGAGAAAAAGTTGCATTTGGAAGTCCTAGAGAATCCCCAGTTTCAGGAGAAATAACATTGGGTGTTGGATCTATAGTTACAGATTTCACAAATAATACAATAGGTTATTTAGTTAGTACCATTAAAGGTTCAGTTATACATGATAATTATTTTTCAAAAGTTAGATTAGGAAGAACGGGAAGAATAGTTGCTGTTAATGAGAATTTTATAGTTACTATGGATATGGATCCTGCTAATATCAATAAACCAGCACCTGAAGCATATAAAAATATATTTAATAATGCTTCAGATGAAGGTCCTTATAGTTATAAAAATGGTAATATATTGAGAATAGGATACTATAAGAAAATGGATGTTCAGCCTTGGATAGTAACTTATGCTATGAATGAAGATGAAATATTTGAACAGATAAGAACTACTGTGTTTGTAAGTATTTTAGTTGCTGTTCTTTCTATAATTGCTTTAGTTATATTTATGTTTATGTATGCTAGAAGGATTACAAAACCTCTTCGTATAGTTGTTGAAGAAGCAAAAGAAATAGAAGAAGGCAGACTAATTATGCATGGAAGAAAAATTAATAGAAATGATGAAATTGGAGAATTATCTCGCTCTTTCCATAATATGAAATATAAGCTTATAGATATAATAGAAACTTCTTTGAATGAGTCTAGTAGAATGGCACAAGCTGCTAATAGTCTTGCAACTGGAAATAAAGATTTAGCAGAAAAAGCAGAAAGTACTGCAGGCAATCTTGAAGAAACAGGATCATTTATGGAAGAGATAGCTGCTGCAATCACCGTATCTATCAATAATTCCGTAAAAGGAAATGAAATGATGAATGATTGTAAAATAGCCATAGAAAATGCTGCATCAGTAGTTGAAGAAACTGTAAAAAGTATAAGCGAAGTTAATGCCGACAGTGAAAAAATAAAAAATATCATTAAAGTTATAGAAGGAATAGCATTCCAAACTAATATATTGGCACTTAATGCCGCAGTAGAGGCAGCTCGTGCAGGAGATCAAGGTAAAGGTTTTGCTGTAGTTGCTAGTGAAGTAAGAAGCTTAGCACAAAGCAGCCAAGATTCAGCTAAGGATATAACAGAGTTAATTAATCAGGTATATGAAAAAATTAACAGAGCAAATCAGATAGTAGGAAGTCAGGAACAATTATTTGTAGGAATAAAAGAACAAATAGAAGAAACAGCTGACACTATAAAGAGTATCACTGAAGCAGCAGTTGAACAAAAAGAAGGAGTAGCTCAAGTTAATAGGGCTGTTGAAGAAATGGATACTTTAACTCAGGAAAATGCAGCTTTGGTTGAAGAGTCTACAGCATCTTCTATGTCATTATATGATGATGCCAGACATTTGAAAGAAGTTATTAATTTCTTTAGTATAGAAAAATAA
- a CDS encoding methyl-accepting chemotaxis protein, whose product MSRFYSLSFKLPITISLMSIIMLGFLLSASVFFSNKGITQSTDTGFKNTVEGYANLFDSILDAQVMVNKAYTSSANIKNFLTDMSNSYRNNVNLDITSYIENNNFIENISIMNTNGVIVFDKNEKLIGRNFMDLRPDMMRKLLAGEDLAFGNEIKESAATGELTISLGVRVLDYNNQLIGYLVSIIKIMVIYDNYFSNIQLGRTGRIVAVNDQLKVVMDTDPKEINKQAPNEYDNIIKSGSVSGNISYVANNHIRAGFYKKMTVQPWIVAYAMDEEEIYEINKSIVITSVIIGIISMLLMTFVVFLFTRSIIKPLNIVVSEAKEIASGRLIMHNRKLNRKDELGELSHSFHDMKYKLIEVIETTLHNADKMSLAANNLAAGNKDLSRRSENTAANLEETASSMEEISSAISMATNNSVKGNEMMNHCRESIDNATSVVSETVRSMNEVNADSEKIKDIIKVIEGIAFQTNILALNAAVEAARAGDQGKGFAVVASEVRSLAQSSQDSAKDITELVNQVYEKINKANKIVESQEELFMNIKTEIDETANIIKDISSAALEQQSGVAQVNKAVMEMDSITQENAALVEQSTASSLALYDDAKELQSVMSFFKIEK is encoded by the coding sequence ATGAGTAGGTTTTATAGTCTATCTTTTAAACTGCCAATTACTATTAGTTTAATGTCTATAATAATGTTAGGTTTTTTATTAAGTGCTTCTGTCTTTTTTTCAAATAAGGGAATAACACAAAGTACTGATACAGGTTTTAAGAATACTGTAGAAGGATATGCCAATCTATTTGATTCTATATTAGATGCTCAAGTAATGGTAAATAAAGCTTATACGAGCAGTGCTAATATTAAGAATTTTCTTACAGATATGAGTAATTCCTATAGAAATAATGTTAATCTTGATATAACTTCATATATAGAAAACAATAATTTCATTGAAAATATTTCAATAATGAATACTAATGGTGTAATAGTTTTTGATAAAAATGAAAAATTGATAGGAAGAAATTTTATGGATTTGAGACCGGATATGATGCGAAAATTGTTAGCCGGAGAAGACTTAGCTTTTGGAAATGAAATTAAAGAATCAGCAGCTACAGGTGAACTTACAATATCTTTAGGTGTAAGAGTACTTGATTATAATAATCAATTGATAGGATATTTAGTTTCTATTATAAAAATAATGGTTATATATGATAATTATTTTAGTAATATACAATTAGGAAGAACTGGAAGAATAGTAGCCGTTAATGATCAGCTTAAAGTTGTAATGGATACAGATCCAAAAGAAATAAATAAACAAGCACCAAATGAATATGATAATATAATAAAGAGCGGATCAGTATCTGGAAATATTAGTTATGTTGCTAATAATCATATTAGAGCAGGTTTTTATAAAAAGATGACAGTTCAGCCTTGGATAGTAGCTTATGCCATGGATGAAGAAGAAATTTATGAGATTAATAAATCTATAGTTATAACAAGTGTTATTATAGGTATAATATCTATGCTTCTTATGACATTTGTAGTGTTCTTATTTACTAGAAGTATAATAAAACCTTTAAACATTGTAGTTTCAGAGGCTAAAGAAATAGCATCTGGAAGACTTATTATGCATAATAGAAAATTAAATAGAAAAGATGAACTTGGAGAATTATCTCATTCTTTCCATGATATGAAATATAAACTTATAGAAGTGATAGAAACAACTTTACATAATGCAGATAAGATGTCGCTTGCAGCAAATAATTTAGCAGCGGGTAATAAAGATTTATCAAGAAGATCAGAGAATACAGCAGCTAATCTTGAAGAAACAGCGTCATCTATGGAAGAAATATCTTCAGCAATATCTATGGCTACAAATAATTCTGTTAAAGGCAATGAAATGATGAATCATTGTAGAGAGTCTATAGATAATGCTACATCAGTTGTATCAGAAACAGTTAGAAGTATGAATGAAGTTAATGCTGATAGTGAAAAGATCAAAGATATCATTAAAGTTATAGAAGGTATAGCATTCCAAACTAATATATTAGCTTTGAATGCGGCAGTAGAAGCAGCAAGAGCAGGCGATCAAGGTAAAGGTTTCGCGGTAGTAGCTTCAGAGGTAAGAAGTTTGGCACAGAGCAGTCAGGATTCAGCTAAAGATATAACAGAATTAGTAAATCAAGTATATGAAAAAATCAATAAAGCTAATAAGATAGTAGAAAGTCAGGAAGAGCTATTTATGAATATAAAAACTGAAATAGATGAAACAGCTAATATTATTAAAGATATTAGTTCAGCAGCATTAGAACAGCAGTCAGGAGTAGCTCAGGTAAATAAAGCTGTAATGGAAATGGATTCTATAACACAAGAAAATGCTGCATTAGTGGAACAGTCTACAGCTTCATCACTAGCTTTATATGATGATGCTAAAGAACTACAATCTGTAATGAGTTTCTTTAAAATAGAAAAATAA
- a CDS encoding methyl-accepting chemotaxis protein, which translates to MSRFSSLSFKMPITISLMSILMLTFLLSASVFFSNKGITESTDTGFKNTVEGYANLFNSILNAQVMVSVAYSSSANIRNYLLIRDENYRRLGLIDLNLFIKRNEYLENIYVVGVDGSILLDKKNELTGQSMAEFRPGMWNKLKAGEEYSIGNNMRKSADTGEYTVSIGTQILDFENNIIGYLVLIVRSSIIHKNYFSNIKLGRSGRIVAVNDQLKVVMDTDINEVAKDAPNEYDSIFKSGSLEGNVEYSFNNHKRLGYYKKMKIHPWIVAYAMDEEEIYEINKSILVTSIIIGIISMLLMTFVVFLFTRSIIKPLNIIVEEAKEIEDGKLVINRKPLNRKDELGILSRSFTSMRTRLIEVIETTLHNADKMSLAANNLAAGNKDLSRRSENTAANLEETASSMEEISSAISMATNNSVKGNEMMNHCRESIDNATSVVSETVRSMNEVNADSEKIKDIIKVIEGIAFQTNILALNAAVEAARAGDQGKGFAVVASEVRSLAQSSQDSAKDITELVNQVYEKINKANKIVESQEELFMNIKTEIDETANIIKDISSAALEQQSGVAQVNKAVTEMDSITQENAALVEQSTASSLALYDDAKELQSVMSFFRIER; encoded by the coding sequence ATGAGTAGATTTAGTAGTTTATCTTTTAAAATGCCTATTACTATTAGTTTAATGTCTATATTAATGTTAACTTTTTTATTAAGTGCTTCTGTATTTTTTTCAAATAAAGGAATAACAGAAAGTACAGATACTGGGTTTAAAAATACTGTAGAAGGGTATGCTAATCTATTTAATTCTATATTAAATGCTCAGGTTATGGTTTCAGTAGCTTATTCCAGCAGTGCTAATATTAGAAACTATCTTCTAATCAGAGATGAAAATTATAGAAGATTAGGTTTGATTGATTTAAATTTATTCATAAAAAGAAATGAATACTTAGAAAATATTTACGTTGTAGGTGTAGATGGTAGTATATTATTGGATAAAAAAAATGAATTGACTGGTCAGAGTATGGCAGAATTTAGACCTGGTATGTGGAATAAATTAAAGGCTGGTGAGGAATATTCTATTGGAAATAATATGAGAAAATCAGCAGATACAGGTGAGTATACTGTATCTATAGGTACTCAAATATTGGACTTTGAAAATAATATTATAGGTTATTTGGTATTGATAGTTAGATCGTCTATTATACATAAAAATTATTTTAGTAATATAAAGTTGGGAAGAAGTGGAAGAATAGTAGCAGTTAATGATCAGCTTAAAGTTGTAATGGATACTGATATAAATGAGGTGGCTAAAGATGCACCTAATGAATATGATAGCATATTTAAGTCTGGAAGTTTAGAAGGAAATGTGGAATATAGTTTCAACAATCATAAAAGATTGGGGTATTATAAAAAAATGAAAATTCATCCTTGGATAGTAGCTTATGCTATGGATGAAGAAGAAATTTATGAGATAAACAAATCTATACTTGTAACTAGTATTATTATAGGTATAATATCTATGCTTCTTATGACATTTGTAGTGTTCTTATTTACTAGAAGTATAATAAAACCTTTAAACATAATTGTTGAAGAGGCTAAAGAAATAGAAGATGGAAAACTTGTAATTAATAGAAAACCTTTAAATAGAAAAGATGAGTTAGGAATATTATCAAGATCTTTTACTTCTATGCGTACAAGACTTATAGAAGTAATAGAAACAACTTTACATAATGCAGATAAGATGTCGCTTGCAGCAAATAATTTAGCAGCGGGCAATAAAGATTTATCAAGAAGATCAGAGAATACAGCAGCTAATCTTGAAGAAACAGCGTCATCTATGGAAGAAATATCTTCAGCAATATCTATGGCTACAAATAATTCTGTTAAAGGTAATGAAATGATGAATCATTGTAGAGAGTCTATAGATAATGCTACATCTGTAGTATCAGAGACAGTTAGAAGTATGAACGAAGTTAATGCTGATAGTGAGAAGATTAAAGATATAATTAAAGTTATAGAAGGTATAGCATTTCAAACTAATATATTAGCACTTAATGCAGCAGTAGAAGCAGCAAGGGCAGGTGATCAAGGTAAAGGTTTTGCAGTAGTAGCAAGCGAGGTAAGAAGTTTGGCACAGAGTAGTCAGGATTCAGCTAAAGATATAACAGAATTAGTAAATCAAGTATATGAAAAGATTAATAAAGCTAATAAGATAGTAGAAAGTCAGGAAGAGCTATTTATGAATATAAAAACTGAAATAGATGAAACAGCTAATATTATTAAAGATATTAGTTCAGCAGCATTAGAACAGCAGTCAGGAGTAGCTCAAGTAAATAAAGCAGTAACAGAAATGGATTCTATAACACAAGAAAATGCTGCATTAGTGGAACAGTCTACAGCTTCATCACTAGCTTTATATGATGATGCTAAAGAACTTCAGTCTGTTATGAGTTTCTTTAGAATAGAAAGATAA
- a CDS encoding TM1266 family iron-only hydrogenase system putative regulator, translating into MENNRIAVIGIIVEKTENVSKVNEILHDYSDFIIGRMGIPYREENINIISIVLNAPNDKINSLTGKLGMLEGVSAKALYASKK; encoded by the coding sequence ATGGAAAATAATAGAATTGCTGTTATAGGAATAATAGTAGAAAAAACAGAAAATGTTTCAAAAGTTAATGAAATTCTGCATGATTACAGTGATTTTATTATAGGAAGGATGGGAATTCCTTATAGAGAAGAGAATATAAATATAATCAGCATAGTCTTAAATGCTCCTAATGATAAAATTAATAGTTTAACAGGCAAACTTGGTATGCTTGAAGGTGTTTCTGCAAAAGCACTTTATGCAAGTAAAAAGTAA